In the genome of Neofelis nebulosa isolate mNeoNeb1 chromosome 6, mNeoNeb1.pri, whole genome shotgun sequence, one region contains:
- the ZBTB2 gene encoding zinc finger and BTB domain-containing protein 2 isoform X2 translates to MYTGKMAPQLIDPVRLEQGIKFLHAYPLIQEASLASQGAFSHPDQVFPLASSLYGIQIADHQLRQATKIASAPEKLGRDPRPQTSRMSQEQVPEAPPLSQLTSNLAQVNRTHLTPSDPLQTSLSPELVSTPVPPPPPGEETNLEASSSDEQPASLTIAHVKPSIMKRNGSFPKYYACHLCGRRFTLRSSLREHLQIHTGVPFTSSQPGESRVPLSLCSNAADLGKDTMEVPEAGMISDSELQHISDSPIIDGQQHSETPPPSDIADIDNLEQADQEREVKRRKYECTICGRKFIQKSHWREHMYIHTGKPFKCSTCDKSFCRANQAARHVCLNQSIDTYTMVDKQTLELCTFEEGSQMDNMLVQTNKPYKCNLCDKTFSTPNEVVKHSCQNQNPDVFALDEGRSILLGSGDAEVTEPDHPVLASIKKEQETVLLD, encoded by the coding sequence ATGTACACAGGAAAGATGGCGCCTCAACTGATTGATCCCGTTCGGTTAGAACAGGGGATCAAGTTTCTGCACGCTTACCCACTGATCCAAGAAGCTAGCCTGGCCAGCCAAGGAGCCTTTTCTCATCCCGACCAAGTTTTCCCGCTGGCCTCTTCCTTGTACGGCATTCAGATTGCAGACCATCAGCTGAGACAAGCCACCAAGATTGCTTCGGCACCCGAGAAACTCGGCCGAGACCCACGGCCGCAGACCTCCAGGATGAGCCAGGAGCAGGTGCCCGAGGCCCCACCGCTGTCTCAGCTGACGTCCAATCTGGCCCAGGTGAATCGGACACATCTGACTCCCTCGGACCCCCTGCAGACCTCGCTGTCTCCAGAACTCGTTTCCACTCCcgtgcctccccctccccctggggaGGAGACCAATCTGGAAGCTTCTTCGTCCGACGAACAGCCCGCATCCCTCACCATAGCCCACGTCAAGCCGAGCATCATGAAGAGGAACGGAAGCTTTCCCAAGTACTACGCCTGCCACCTGTGCGGCCGGCGCTTCACCCTCCGCAGCAGTTTGCGGGAACACCTCCAGATTCACACCGGCGTACCTTTCACGTCCAGCCAGCCGGGAGAAAGCCGCGTGCCCCTGTCTCTTTGTAGCAACGCAGCCGACCTGGGCAAAGACACCATGGAAGTGCCTGAGGCTGGGATGATAAGCGACAGTGAGCTGCAGCACATCTCCGACTCCCCCATCATCGACGGGCAGCAGCACTCGGAGACGCCCCCACCCTCGGACATCGCGGACATTGACAACTTGGAGCAGGCGGACCAAGAGAGGGAGGTAAAGAGACGCAAGTATGAGTGCACGATATGCGGCCGAAAGTTTATCCAGAAGAGCCACTGGAGGGagcacatgtacatacacaccgGGAAGCCTTTCAAATGCAGCACTTGTGACAAGAGTTTTTGCAGGGCCAACCAGGCTGCCCGGCACGTCTGCCTCAATCAGAGCATCGACACGTACACCATGGTGGACAAACAGACTCTGGAACTCTGCACGTTTGAGGAAGGGAGCCAGATGGACAATATGTTGGTACAGACCAACAAACCCTACAAATGCAACTTGTGTGACAAAACGTTCTCCACTCCCAATGAGGTTGTTAAACATTCGTGCCAAAACCAGAACCCGGACGTTTTCGCCCTGGACGAGGGGCGGTCCATTCTGCTGGGCAGTGGGGACGCAGAAGTAACGGAACCTGACCACCCAGTGTTAGCTTCCATCAAAAAGGAACAGGAAACAGTGTTGTTAGACTGA